The DNA window CAACGTATCGTTTGACGTTTAGAGTTATATACACGATGGATTTTACACCCGTACCAGTAAGGTTAGGTCCACAAGTTTATTAGCCTGAACTTGCTTTGCACCTTAAGGACTATTCATACATTACgcaacgcttttaggggggatgGGTACGACAAATtttgacatgttgtgacatatgggggagaagGAGTAAGCTAAAACGCTACGTATCATgcttttactgaagaaaaagaaatttttcaaagaatTTGTAGTTAATTGTGGAGGGATAAagacatttgtgacaatttgttacatggggagagggggaagtcaatttttggcaatttttgcgttacgtaatatATGTATGGTCCCTTAAGAGTATAATTTGCAATCATATTTTCTGTATATGCTCAATCTATTCTCGGAATAGCATATGCTAGCTCAAACCGTTGTGGGAATATGCACTTGGAATATTGTGGAACCATtggaaccaatcaaaaaagtaacAAATTGAACCAATCGAATaagaaacaataaacatgttttgatACAAATCTCTTGCATCTTATTGCTGAGATTTGAGGATTAAGATTAAAAATTGGATTGTTTGGTAAAACTTTGTTCGACTTCTACAATTTTCCATCAACAAACACTTACCGTTATGTAGTGGCGCTGAACGGTCGGCGCCTTCATAGTGTCATCCCTGTAGGGGAAACCCACGTGCGTAGACGTTGCCAGAATAAGTGCGATCGATGTGATGGCCACAAGCTCACCAATCAGTTTGTCGGTCTTCTTGAGCAAAAACAGTAACGGCGTCATATAGCTACAGGTGAACAAAGTAACGGCTGCCGCCATTGCTCCGATGATGAAATCTGGATTGATTGACGCCCCTATGCGTCCCGTAATTGGAATGAACATGTTCAGCATCAGATGGTAGAACTGTGTACACCATAATATGgcaattatttggaaaaacaaatgtacgaACAGCCACTTGTGAACCGAATTTTGCAGACCGAACATTGAGATTAGTGTGTTTGATAAAAGCGAAAAGAGAATCAAGATCATGAAAACATATGCGATTCGATAGCCTGTAAAAGTGATTCCCAAAGTGACCATTCCCCAGAACAAGTTGACGCCGTTTAATCGCGCTTGAACCTTCAGTGCCAGGCTGAGTGGTGTCTAAAAATATTCGAATTCCATAAGCATATCGACTGAAAATGAAAACAATCTCTTACCGTTTTACTGCCTAAAATTTGCCCGCACGCCATATGCACCAAACATAGGCAAAGCAACGCTGGGCAACAGTATACACCCAATACCAAATTTGTAGACGAATACCACGACATTGAGCGTCCCATTAAATCCAGCTGGTAACCAATCAAGAAGCAAACCACACCAGCAGCACCGGCCCCTAGAAAGGTGGACACAAATCCGACCATGGTTTCCGAACGGATTTCTCTTCCATGCGTTCCACTGGTAGATCGGGCCAGTGCTAGAAACGGAATGATGATTGACAATAAAACCACTGAGAGATTAATCATCAGTCCGACGTCCGCCgaatagaaaatgaaaaatagcCCTAGAAAATCAAAATACACCGTATGTTCCGTCTTCTGATGGTGTAGACCGAGTTTGTCCGAGTTGGCGATTGTTTTCGTAAGTGACAGAATGTTATCTCCTGTTCGCTGCAGCACCGACATCGGTATATAGTCTATCGAATCGTACTTAGTGTGATACCGGTAGCCATTGGCGGTATATGCAAAATCCATTCCCGGAATGCCACCTACATCACGGAACACCCGAAAATCTGTATCCGAGGGAATGACACCGGATTGGAAAATTTCTTCACCAGCTGCCTGTGCGTAAGGATACATTATTGCCGTAGCGTACATTTCCACCAACCAAGGATTTCTAGGACCACTTTGGAAAAGCATTTCCTTCCCTCCAGAACCAGCCGATTCGAGATTGATGAAAGCGTGGACCTGTTTCGCCCACCGATGAGATGTAATGAATCCATGAGATGCCTGTAACAACAATTAAATCTTTTAATACTTTCGGTATTAAAACACTAAAAATAAATACCTGTAGAGGTGTTTCTTCTGCACCATTGAACAGAAATATCACCGAAAACTGATTAATGTCAGGTTGCCGCGACATAACCCTCAACACCTCGAGCATCACAGCACAACCAGACAAATCATCGCTGGCACCGGGACTGGCGGCGACCGAATCAAAGTGGCAATTCAATAGTAAGGCtttatcaacattttttccGACCAACTTGACAACCACGTTCTGCACATTCCGGTAGACACTGGTCGCCGATTTGTTCATATAGACGGCAACATAACCACCTGATGCCAACTGTTTGTCTACAATCAGCTTCTGGTTTTTATTCTTCAGCTGGTCAATGTAGGAAATCTCCCGAACTAGAAAGTCTACGGCCAGTACCTCGTTGGCGTAGCTTCCTGTGGGTTTAGGACCAAAATCGTTCATTATTCTTAGATCTTTGTAGGCTCGCTCCGCAATGAACGCGTTCGGATATTTTGCCAAGTGTGCGTTTCGCAAAGCATCTGGGAGGTGAGAGTTGGTGTAGCTGGTTaaatttccaataaaaaggATAAGAAAAATGCCTCCGATGCCCCACCAAGATGATATGCTGTGGACACTTTTAGCCTTGGAGTAATCTGTCAAATGGGGCATAACAtgtttgcattaaaaaaaatatttatcccAACCATAATCTACTTTACCTATGTCGGGATCGAGTACCTTTCCCTTCAAGCCTTTCCGGTTGGAGTTGGACTGTACGGTGAAGTGAGAGATTTCGATAAAAAAGCGGTTTATGTAATCAAGTTTATTCTTACCTGGAACATCTTTGGGTGTTTGATGCAGTCTATAAAATCACTATGGTTCTGAAAACTCTGTAACTTTGGTCACACCGCACTGCGTCAAAATTAATGGCTCATGGAAAATGCGATAATTTCTCCAGTTCATAGGTTATGAAGGCTTATCATTGACTATACGTTTAATATTTTACTACTAAATTGTTagagttcaattttttcaacACTGGATCTTTTTGTCGTTCAGTCTGTCAGAACGGTATTATGCGACGTATGCGCCGCAGCATAGAAAGCAAACTTAGAATGAAAATATTGACGTGTTCATTCTCGCACCCACACGCATACCACCATTCACGATGTTCTGTTTCTATGCTGTATTCGAGGTGGCGCTGATGCTATAGATATATGAAtgaataatcaaaacaaaaaacacaTGTTCCCGTTGCTTTATCTGCCGGCACGCTACCAAGCTCATAGAGGTGTGCGCGTGGTCCAGTTATACACATAGCAAGAAGCTGAGGCTATGCGATGATGTATATACTCTTATATGACGATCAAACAAGGGGATACAGTACATAAATTTGCGCGCTGTTTGGAAGTGACCAGTATAATGAAATGAACTGTAGCACGTTTCATAAGCAACGATTTTTACAGATGATTAATCGACCAATTTTGAACTGAAccgcacatttttaaaaagcACATGACAGGCACGCCCACACTACTTTTTCAGCAAACGGCAAGTTCGGCGGAGAGCCTAGAACAAAGTTTGAATAACctataagcggaccctacacgagcagaaatataaTCATacattgatcaatatattgatggtgcAAGATCaccttgaaaatattgattctgtgaAGTTTAAATGgaattgatggattgaagcagtcttgtcaatgtgtttattgacaatatttctgtctcgtgtagggtccgctatagATCGCCAGCATCTAATTTAACCTACCTAGCCGCATGTTAGTTTACTGGGCTTAGACAGAAAAAATGTCGAGGACCCAAGAGTTTTGAAGTAAAGTAATATACCTGTCAGAAACGATGTTTCGATATGCATCGAAGTATTTATTTATGCGTTATACACGACTTTTTATGGGGATGTgcaagttatgcggttttttatgtggATTCATGTTTAGATATGTCTTTAAGATCTTTGGTAGCTAGCTGTTTGAATGCGACAgagcatttattttattcgtttgggGTGGGGCTGATTTTTCTATCATAGCACCTCTATCGTTTGCTCCCGATTTTTTCGCGGTGAACTCAAAGCCTCGTACATTATTTTCATAGAGTCGACAGTCAAATAGCGCAAAAAGTGTTTATTTACAGAATATAGACATGAAGGCTCATATCCCATATATTCTATAATTTCCAATGCattatagttatttttcctGTGGTTTCAAATATTTGTGCATATTTGGGAAACAATCCCAAGCTTCCGCATCGTGtttaaaatttgtatggaaattagtatgagaAAACTAGTTCTTTGCATCTCAGCTCGTTCTGATCGCTGTTTcactcaaattaaaaaaaaaggacTTTGTCAAAAACAGTAACTTGCCagaatttttatgaaaatgtaatcacaaattaattgtaattgcggaTTTTTTGTTTGTATCTGTGAGCACTGCAAATGTACCATCAACAACAACATTTCAATCGTTAATATCTCAGaacatgttcagtttttcgcaaaaaagtgttgtTCAGAATGATTCACCGAATCGCAAAAACGAAGTTAAGAAATCTGAAAACCGATTTAACACATCTAACAGTGAGATCAAACCATTCTGGCGCCATTTATCACATGTGTTTTTTGCGTTTGCtcaattggcgattctacgttcaAACCGCTCATAGATAGCGCTGGAAACAAAGTGTTtctgatttgattctgttctgtcatagtgcatatactttctgtaaacattggtaaaaaataactttaaaacaccaaatcaccgatcaatttgttgataattgtttatgaaaatgaaggaaaaccatcattttataacatgatgagtaaacatcttgcgaaaagggtGTAGAACATAgttgtttctaatattattcgcagagttATAGGTGtgctgtttcgaaatgtaatttgttgagcaccgtagccgccgcagcatcatttcccgttcctcctaagttaagctaaaccttcatgagatggtgtaaaatTATGAAACTTTCCAGATCACGCAAGTAAAGAATATATCCggttaataggaaagtgtcagctttgtagcatacacagccgatccttctctctgatagtcttcactgaatctcctaggTAGTCCAAAAtctgaaggagtttgacattggtactgattagGTCTCGGTTTCGAATTGGAACATTATtcatggaacgattttttataaccacaataatatccccaattacatttcgaagaaatgtatgagccaaatagttgcaaatagctgcaatttcagaataattgcaaataaaactaaatttcttactcgtttcattcatattttggcagtggtaagctttttccgagaggaaaatgaagattttgttgtaatctatgactcacttgcgggtgaaaaaacgcaaactgtatcactttgccagttcatgagctgaattataggtgtcgcatgactaattttggttttgccgcaaattgCCAATCAATTTCTTATAGGCTGGCAAAACAAGCCTCATAATAAACCGTCGTTTCTTTGAGTCCCGATCACAAAGGGTTCTATCACTATTTACTAACGCTTTAATTTAGGAACTTTGATAAACAATTAGATAGCCAGGATACCTGTCACTTAACCCGTAGTTATCTTAGTAGTTAGAAACATATAATAGTTATGACCCAAAAGCACATTTGTGCTGAATAGTTATTAAGATTTGCCAAATCAAAAAAGTTGATACCTCTATTGTAGGGGATTGGTTTAAATTGTTAGCCACCATTCTTCTTCCGAAACCGTCGGAAGTGGTAAATATGGCAAATTATACCTTTTATGTGCATCATGATTTGCGTGGTTAacaaagctgtattattgtgcaaCATGAGGCCAAACTATATCGCCCTTGACCTCTGATACATAACTCCTTCCCCTTACCTTATCGCGGTGCCAACCGGAGTACAAACCACCTTATGCCGTTTTAGCTTGGTCCCGCGCTGGGTCGGGTTCTGGTCCTAATCGctatcagttcatacattttgaaagTGATCTGACTCAATATCGCTTCGGGTAGGAGTTGCATTACTGAAGATGTGtgggtcgtatgctgacagggaagggaaACAATTGACGAGCGCGCGAAACTGTTAATGTCAAATAAAGTATATAAAGTAAAGTTTTCGCTACAGTAATGCTCATTTTGGGGCGCTCAAAACTATTTCATATTCCCTTTAGAAATAAAATCGAGTTTTCTGTTGTAGATTCGGTTTGTTTACAACCCTCGATTAAATATTTCGACTGTTACATTCTTTTACTTTGCTAGTTTTAACTTCtgtgaa is part of the Topomyia yanbarensis strain Yona2022 chromosome 1, ASM3024719v1, whole genome shotgun sequence genome and encodes:
- the LOC131677715 gene encoding endoplasmic reticulum metallopeptidase 1-like, whose product is MFQSNSNRKGLKGKVLDPDIDYSKAKSVHSISSWWGIGGIFLILFIGNLTSYTNSHLPDALRNAHLAKYPNAFIAERAYKDLRIMNDFGPKPTGSYANEVLAVDFLVREISYIDQLKNKNQKLIVDKQLASGGYVAVYMNKSATSVYRNVQNVVVKLVGKNVDKALLLNCHFDSVAASPGASDDLSGCAVMLEVLRVMSRQPDINQFSVIFLFNGAEETPLQASHGFITSHRWAKQVHAFINLESAGSGGKEMLFQSGPRNPWLVEMYATAIMYPYAQAAGEEIFQSGVIPSDTDFRVFRDVGGIPGMDFAYTANGYRYHTKYDSIDYIPMSVLQRTGDNILSLTKTIANSDKLGLHHQKTEHTVYFDFLGLFFIFYSADVGLMINLSVVLLSIIIPFLALARSTSGTHGREIRSETMVGFVSTFLGAGAAGVVCFLIGYQLDLMGRSMSWYSSTNLVLGVYCCPALLCLCLVHMACGQILGSKTTPLSLALKVQARLNGVNLFWGMVTLGITFTGYRIAYVFMILILFSLLSNTLISMFGLQNSVHKWLFVHLFFQIIAILWCTQFYHLMLNMFIPITGRIGASINPDFIIGAMAAAVTLFTCSYMTPLLFLLKKTDKLIGELVAITSIALILATSTHVGFPYRDDTMKAPTVQRHYITHTLRTFHDYNGGVRYTDSGFLLQELDRNARKTIEGIAIPDTITPMREIPACQKELFCAIPFYSIWHQVLFENYWIAGPQPIIHSSVKCVLKGKNKITEHVSSLKLTLQGEHQCALVIGPKPGVSLTKWDIVDELADPIEFNGQRGYFVLIVSGLNPGPMNITLQLRHEILNYDGPLVDITVTTTFWEHQKHHTPVFNKLLARVPAWAHVVPSVAAVNSYTF